From Rutidosis leptorrhynchoides isolate AG116_Rl617_1_P2 chromosome 3, CSIRO_AGI_Rlap_v1, whole genome shotgun sequence, a single genomic window includes:
- the LOC139899132 gene encoding transcription factor IBH1-like, which translates to MSQLQQPPPINPNSLKIQLAYRFLHNLHNLNTKRSNFDNTQIKFNRRSHRVKIAAYASMASVVGSKRAWSRAILCKIRNRVVLSRNYKKKVDCKTTRVRPHRHHHHVGSTKKRNPNCSNPKREFINPFGNSGQEVKLRKLVPGVEKMDACGLLDETADYIKCLATQVEVMRTLVDLYSTI; encoded by the coding sequence ATGTCTCAACTTCAACAACCCCCACCTATAAACCCTAACTCTCTCAAGATCCAACTCGCTTATCGATTTCTTCACAATCTACACAACCTAAACACAAAAAGATCCAATTTTGACAACACCCAGATCAAGTTCAACCGAAGATCTCATCGTGTCAAGATCGCAGCCTACGCATCAATGGCTTCTGTGGTTGGATCAAAAAGAGCTTGGAGCCGTGCGATTTTATGCAAGATTCGAAACCGAGTTGTGTTATCAAGAAATTATAAGAAAAAAGTTGATTGTAAAACTACTCGTGTTCGtcctcatcgtcatcatcatcatgttgGATCCACAAAGAAAAGAAACCCTAATTGCTCAAACCCTAAAAGAGAATTTATTAACCCGTTTGGGAATTCGGGTCAAGAAGTGAAACTGAGGAAACTTGTACCCGGTGTTGAAAAGATGGATGCTTGTGGCTTGTTGGATGAAACTGCAGATTATATTAAGTGTCTTGCTACTCAGGTAGAGGTTATGAGAACTTTGGTAGATTTGTATTCTACCATTTGA